A genomic segment from Streptomyces sp. NBC_01233 encodes:
- a CDS encoding sensor histidine kinase translates to MARTTVRARTAAAAALAMAAVLATGGLWLHALLRANLLDNTTGRTELAARKAAGRLDGRTLPPGGRLPAPESGVDLVLVRDAAGRTVATTADPKHAPDLHRLDGAPRPGPGEDSRSAVLPPAHPGAERRAVIVVEAPGGHTVYAMTVLGDVDDATRAVGIGLLAGAPPLIGFAAALAWWVTGHALRPVSAIRTELAAVTGSELGRRVPDPGGADEIAQLARTVNDALDRLERSDARQRQFTADASHELRNPLAAVRSRLEVALAMDRPDRESVAAALADTGRLQRIAADLLLLARLDGGPAPRPEPVDLALLAAEDVARRGGSRVAVRLDARAPVPASGDPARLERALANLVDNALRYARAEVVVRAAAQDGWAVLEVTDDGPGIPQADRDRVFERFVRLAADRGRASGGTGLGLAIAREIARAHGGDVRALPAPAGGARLVLRIR, encoded by the coding sequence GTGGCTAGAACCACCGTCCGCGCGCGCACCGCCGCGGCCGCCGCCCTCGCGATGGCCGCCGTCCTCGCCACCGGCGGGCTGTGGCTGCACGCCCTGCTGCGGGCCAACCTCCTCGACAACACCACCGGCCGCACCGAGCTCGCCGCCCGCAAGGCCGCCGGCCGGCTCGACGGCCGGACCCTGCCGCCCGGCGGACGGCTGCCCGCACCCGAGAGCGGGGTGGACCTGGTCCTCGTACGGGACGCGGCCGGCCGGACCGTCGCCACCACCGCAGACCCGAAGCACGCCCCGGACCTCCACCGGCTCGACGGCGCGCCGCGCCCCGGCCCCGGGGAGGACTCCAGGTCGGCCGTCCTGCCGCCCGCGCACCCCGGCGCGGAACGGCGCGCGGTCATCGTCGTCGAGGCGCCGGGCGGGCACACCGTGTACGCGATGACCGTGCTCGGCGACGTCGACGACGCGACCCGGGCCGTCGGGATCGGGCTGCTGGCGGGCGCGCCCCCGCTGATCGGCTTCGCGGCGGCCCTGGCCTGGTGGGTGACCGGCCACGCGCTGCGCCCGGTGAGCGCGATCCGGACCGAACTGGCGGCGGTCACCGGGAGCGAGCTGGGCCGGCGGGTTCCGGACCCGGGCGGGGCGGACGAGATCGCGCAGCTGGCCCGGACCGTGAACGACGCCCTCGACCGGCTGGAGCGCTCCGACGCCCGGCAGCGGCAGTTCACCGCGGACGCGTCCCACGAGCTGCGCAACCCGCTGGCCGCCGTACGGTCCCGGCTGGAGGTGGCGCTGGCCATGGACCGCCCCGACCGGGAGTCGGTCGCGGCCGCGCTGGCCGACACCGGGCGGCTCCAGCGGATCGCGGCGGACCTGCTGCTGCTGGCCCGCCTCGACGGCGGGCCGGCGCCCCGGCCCGAGCCGGTGGACCTGGCCCTGCTGGCCGCGGAGGACGTGGCGCGCCGGGGCGGCTCCCGGGTCGCGGTACGGCTGGACGCGCGGGCGCCCGTACCGGCGTCCGGGGATCCGGCGCGGCTGGAGCGGGCGCTGGCCAACCTGGTGGACAACGCCCTGCGGTACGCCCGCGCGGAGGTCGTCGTACGGGCGGCCGCGCAGGACGGCTGGGCGGTGCTGGAGGTCACGGACGACGGGCCGGGCATACCGCAGGCGGACCGGGACCGGGTGTTCGAGCGGTTCGTCCGGCTGGCCGCGGACCGGGGCCGGGCCAGCGGCGGCACCGGGCTGGGCCTGGCCATCGCCCGGGAGATCGCGCGGGCGCACGGGGGCGACGTACGCGCGCTGCCGGCGCCCGCCGGGGGCGCGCGGCTGGTGCTGCGGATCCGGTAG
- a CDS encoding LysR family transcriptional regulator, translating to MIEARHLRVLRAVAGTGSFSAAARELGCTQPAVSQQMKALEQSAGTPLLIRTGREMRLTQAGEALVRHAAGILAGLTAAEEEVAAIAGLRAGRVRLVSFPSGSSTLVPTALAAMRAEHPGTRISLVEAEPPRSVEMLREGDCDLALAFRYGGAAGSAAEWEDLVVRPLLTDRLVGLVPEGHRLAGAERVGMAELADEPWIAGCPRCRRHLVEVCEGVGFTPRIDFATDDYPAVVGLVGAGLGVAVLPELAVESVRAKGVSTVVVEPAVEREVVALTLPDLARVPAVAATLAELERAATR from the coding sequence GTGATCGAGGCACGTCATCTCCGCGTTCTGCGCGCCGTCGCCGGGACCGGTTCCTTCTCCGCCGCCGCCCGCGAGCTCGGCTGCACCCAGCCCGCCGTCTCCCAGCAGATGAAGGCGCTGGAGCAGTCGGCCGGCACGCCGCTGCTCATCCGCACCGGGCGCGAGATGCGGCTGACCCAGGCCGGTGAGGCCCTGGTGCGGCACGCCGCGGGCATCCTGGCCGGGCTGACCGCCGCCGAGGAGGAGGTCGCGGCCATCGCCGGGCTGCGCGCCGGCCGGGTCCGGCTCGTGTCCTTCCCCAGCGGCAGCTCCACGCTGGTGCCGACCGCGCTCGCGGCGATGCGCGCCGAGCACCCGGGCACCCGGATCTCGCTGGTCGAGGCGGAGCCGCCGCGCTCGGTGGAGATGCTGCGCGAGGGCGACTGCGACCTGGCGCTGGCCTTCCGCTACGGCGGGGCCGCCGGCTCCGCCGCGGAGTGGGAGGACCTCGTGGTGCGGCCGCTGCTGACGGACCGGCTCGTCGGGCTGGTCCCGGAGGGGCACCGGCTGGCCGGGGCGGAGCGCGTGGGCATGGCGGAGCTGGCCGACGAGCCCTGGATCGCGGGCTGTCCGCGCTGCCGCCGCCACCTGGTGGAGGTGTGCGAGGGCGTGGGCTTCACCCCGCGCATCGACTTCGCCACCGACGACTACCCGGCGGTGGTCGGCCTGGTCGGCGCGGGGCTGGGCGTCGCGGTGCTGCCGGAGCTCGCGGTGGAGTCCGTACGGGCCAAGGGCGTGAGCACGGTCGTCGTGGAGCCGGCCGTCGAGCGGGAGGTCGTGGCGCTGACCCTGCCCGACCTGGCCAGGGTGCCGGCGGTGGCCGCGACCCTGGCCGAGCTGGAGCGGGCCGCCACGCGCTGA
- a CDS encoding LCP family protein has protein sequence MSAHRRKPTTRSRRRPSRRRRLGRTLLVTGCALTALTGGGAWYAYRDLAAGIGSSKALQGAEKSKFGDTNILLMGLDSRRDQNGEELPEEVLDALHAGSSDIGGYNANTLILLHVPGDGSRAKAFSVPRDDFVEIAGHGKDKIKKAYGLAKEKRQEQLAAQGVEDRRQLDREGREAGRRAQIETVRNFLGVPVDHFAELNLAGFHHLAEALGGVPVCLNRAVKDKHSGADFPAGPQTLDGRQSLAFVRQRHGLDMGDLDRTKRQQAFLAGATKKLNSAGTFTDPMKLIKLIDAAKKDVVTDEGWDLLAFVKQAKNLSGGRVHFTTLPVERFGRNHGEDINVVDDMKIKRLIAEQIGPEAAASPGAPGAASAPAASHEASREDAPPPPSSPPSPSAPKDGGGIPCVD, from the coding sequence ATGAGCGCGCACCGGAGGAAGCCGACGACCCGATCCCGCCGCCGTCCGTCCCGCCGACGGCGCCTGGGCCGCACGCTGCTGGTCACCGGGTGCGCGCTGACGGCCCTGACGGGAGGCGGCGCCTGGTACGCGTACCGGGACCTCGCCGCCGGCATCGGCAGCTCCAAGGCCCTGCAAGGCGCCGAGAAGTCGAAGTTCGGCGACACCAACATCCTGCTCATGGGGCTGGACAGCCGCCGGGACCAGAACGGCGAGGAACTGCCGGAGGAGGTCCTCGACGCACTGCACGCCGGCAGCTCGGACATCGGCGGCTACAACGCGAACACCCTGATCCTGCTGCACGTGCCCGGGGACGGCAGCCGGGCGAAGGCCTTCTCCGTGCCGCGCGACGACTTCGTCGAGATCGCGGGCCACGGGAAGGACAAGATCAAGAAGGCGTACGGGCTGGCGAAGGAGAAGCGGCAGGAGCAGCTCGCCGCGCAGGGGGTCGAGGACCGCCGGCAGCTGGATCGGGAGGGCCGGGAGGCGGGACGCAGGGCGCAGATCGAAACGGTGCGGAACTTCCTGGGCGTCCCGGTCGATCACTTCGCCGAGCTGAACCTCGCCGGTTTCCACCACCTCGCCGAAGCGCTGGGCGGCGTACCGGTGTGCCTGAACAGGGCGGTGAAGGACAAGCACTCCGGCGCCGACTTCCCGGCGGGCCCGCAGACCCTCGACGGCCGGCAGTCACTGGCCTTCGTGCGCCAGCGGCACGGCCTCGACATGGGCGACCTGGACCGGACGAAGCGGCAGCAGGCCTTCCTGGCGGGCGCGACGAAGAAGCTGAACTCGGCCGGGACCTTCACCGACCCGATGAAGCTGATCAAGCTGATCGACGCCGCGAAGAAGGACGTGGTCACGGACGAGGGCTGGGACCTGCTGGCGTTCGTGAAGCAGGCGAAGAACCTGTCCGGCGGCCGGGTGCACTTCACGACGCTCCCCGTCGAACGCTTCGGAAGGAACCATGGGGAGGACATCAACGTCGTAGATGATATGAAGATAAAGCGCCTCATTGCCGAGCAGATCGGACCTGAAGCCGCCGCGAGCCCCGGCGCACCGGGCGCCGCGTCCGCACCTGCGGCGTCACATGAGGCGTCACGCGAGGACGCACCCCCGCCGCCCTCCTCACCGCCCTCCCCGTCCGCCCCCAAGGACGGTGGCGGCATCCCGTGCGTGGACTGA
- the groES gene encoding co-chaperone GroES yields the protein MTTASSKVAIKPLEDRIVVQPLDAEQTTASGLVIPDTAKEKPQEGVVLAVGPGRFEDGQRLPLDVTVGDIVLYSKYGGTEVKYSGEEYLVLSARDVLAIVEK from the coding sequence GTGACGACCGCCAGCTCCAAGGTTGCCATCAAGCCGCTTGAGGACCGCATTGTGGTCCAGCCGCTCGACGCCGAGCAGACCACGGCCTCCGGCCTGGTCATCCCGGACACCGCGAAGGAGAAGCCCCAGGAGGGCGTCGTCCTCGCGGTGGGCCCGGGTCGCTTCGAGGACGGCCAGCGTCTCCCGCTGGACGTCACCGTCGGCGACATCGTGCTCTACAGCAAGTACGGCGGCACCGAAGTGAAGTACAGCGGCGAGGAGTACCTCGTCCTCTCGGCTCGCGACGTGCTCGCGATCGTCGAGAAGTAA
- a CDS encoding FtsW/RodA/SpoVE family cell cycle protein, protein MRGLKPLTSAGARRRTEALLLAFVIAIAVFGHAAAGLAMNDELPPSLAGFTISMTLLSLVGHLGVRRFAAYADPLVLPLAMLLTGLGLVLLHRLDQGYIERYNSDANAPGQLMWTVVGVAACLLVLALLRDHRLLQRFIYITMAVALVLLIAPAFFGADTYGAKRWIKLFGFSLQPGEFVKIMIAVFFAGYLVIHRDSLALTGRRFLGMRLPPMRQLGPIVTVWIVSMLVLVFERDLGTSLIFFGVFVVMLYVATERTGWIVCGLAMAAAGAFVVGSTEPHVKARVAAWLNPLSYYWENRPPGVTSDQSAQALFSFGTGGVSGTGLGMGHPELIAFAGRSDFILTTVGEELGLAGVMAVLILYALLVQRGLRMALGARDPFGKLLAVGLASALALQVFVVAGGVTGLIPLTGKALPFLAKGGSSLLANWVMIALLLRISDSAERQREADARGPVETTITPVVRVESGARGYR, encoded by the coding sequence GTGCGTGGACTGAAACCCCTGACCTCGGCGGGCGCCCGCCGCCGCACGGAGGCGCTGCTCCTGGCCTTCGTCATCGCCATCGCGGTCTTCGGCCACGCCGCCGCGGGCCTCGCCATGAACGACGAGCTGCCGCCCAGCCTCGCCGGATTCACCATCAGCATGACCCTGCTGTCGTTGGTCGGGCACCTGGGCGTGCGCCGTTTCGCGGCCTACGCGGACCCGCTGGTCCTCCCCCTCGCGATGCTGCTGACGGGGCTCGGGCTGGTGCTGCTGCACCGCCTCGACCAGGGCTACATCGAGCGCTACAACTCGGACGCGAACGCCCCCGGGCAGCTGATGTGGACGGTGGTCGGGGTCGCCGCCTGCCTCCTGGTGCTGGCGCTGCTGCGCGACCACCGGCTGCTGCAGCGGTTCATCTACATCACGATGGCCGTCGCGCTGGTGCTGCTGATCGCGCCGGCCTTCTTCGGCGCGGACACCTACGGCGCGAAGCGCTGGATCAAACTCTTCGGCTTCTCGCTGCAGCCCGGCGAGTTCGTGAAGATCATGATCGCGGTCTTCTTCGCCGGGTACCTGGTCATCCACCGGGACTCGCTGGCGCTCACGGGCCGCAGGTTCCTGGGCATGCGGCTGCCGCCGATGCGCCAGCTCGGGCCGATCGTCACGGTGTGGATCGTCTCGATGCTGGTGCTGGTCTTCGAACGCGACCTCGGCACCTCCCTGATCTTCTTCGGCGTGTTCGTGGTGATGCTGTACGTCGCCACCGAGCGCACCGGCTGGATCGTCTGCGGCCTGGCCATGGCCGCGGCCGGCGCCTTCGTCGTCGGCTCGACGGAGCCGCACGTCAAGGCGCGCGTGGCGGCGTGGCTCAACCCGCTGTCGTACTACTGGGAGAACCGGCCGCCGGGGGTCACCTCGGACCAGTCGGCGCAGGCGCTGTTCAGCTTCGGCACGGGCGGCGTCTCCGGCACGGGCCTGGGCATGGGCCACCCCGAGCTGATCGCGTTCGCCGGGCGCAGCGACTTCATCCTGACCACGGTGGGCGAGGAGCTCGGCCTGGCCGGGGTCATGGCCGTCCTGATCCTCTACGCACTCCTCGTGCAGCGGGGGCTGCGGATGGCGCTCGGTGCCCGCGACCCCTTCGGCAAACTGCTCGCGGTCGGCCTGGCGTCGGCACTGGCCCTGCAGGTCTTCGTGGTCGCGGGCGGCGTGACGGGCCTGATCCCCCTGACCGGCAAGGCACTGCCCTTCCTGGCCAAGGGCGGCTCGTCCCTCCTGGCCAACTGGGTCATGATCGCCCTGCTCCTGCGCATCAGCGACAGCGCGGAACGCCAGCGCGAGGCGGACGCGCGCGGGCCGGTGGAAACCACCATCACCCCGGTGGTGCGGGTGGAGAGCGGCGCCCGCGGCTACAGGTAG
- a CDS encoding ester cyclase gives MTFVQVIDYETRRFDEMNALIDRWAEQSSGRRTATHTMIGQDREARNHYVDMVEFASYEEAMKNSQLPETNRMFQEMVALCEGMPKFMNLDVVRDEHLNKQLADRVLQEAATKGDMSVLDACFATNYIDHDASKEEPTVIGREAMRSDMETWRAAFDMTFEPTAQLAEGDMVTTVWNWRGTHKGMFMGVAPTGKTYEMSGSTTFRCLDGEIVEGWWHYNPGALQRQMGGSGSPYGS, from the coding sequence ATGACATTCGTACAAGTAATCGATTACGAGACCAGGCGGTTCGATGAGATGAACGCGCTCATCGACCGCTGGGCGGAGCAGAGCAGCGGCAGGCGCACCGCCACGCACACGATGATCGGCCAGGACCGCGAGGCCCGGAACCACTACGTGGACATGGTGGAATTCGCCTCGTACGAGGAGGCCATGAAGAACTCTCAGCTCCCGGAGACGAACCGGATGTTCCAGGAGATGGTGGCCCTCTGCGAGGGAATGCCGAAGTTCATGAACCTCGACGTGGTCCGCGACGAGCACCTCAACAAGCAGCTCGCCGACCGGGTGCTCCAGGAAGCCGCCACGAAGGGCGACATGAGCGTCCTGGACGCATGCTTCGCGACGAACTACATCGACCACGACGCCAGCAAGGAGGAACCCACCGTCATCGGACGCGAGGCCATGCGGTCGGACATGGAGACCTGGCGCGCCGCCTTCGACATGACCTTCGAGCCGACGGCCCAGCTGGCCGAGGGCGACATGGTCACGACGGTGTGGAACTGGCGCGGCACCCACAAGGGGATGTTCATGGGGGTTGCACCGACCGGGAAGACGTACGAGATGTCCGGGAGCACCACCTTCCGGTGCCTGGACGGAGAGATCGTCGAGGGCTGGTGGCATTACAACCCCGGAGCACTGCAGCGCCAAATGGGCGGCTCCGGATCGCCCTACGGATCCTGA
- a CDS encoding MOSC domain-containing protein: MQLISVNLGRATAVDYTDAEGGVTGIGKRPVPGPVRVRTPGTKATGLGSGLEGDAVCDRRHHGGDHQAVYAYAREDLAWWEGELGRELPGGTFGENLTTAGIDLNTARLGDRWRVGAELVLEVASARIPCRTFQGVMGETGWVKRFTQAVRPGAYLRVIREGPVSPGDPVEIVHRPDHDVTVELWFRAFTTERALLPRTLAAGAAMEPEAHERVRRYMETDGAGAGAR; this comes from the coding sequence ATGCAACTGATCTCCGTGAACCTCGGCCGCGCCACGGCCGTCGACTACACCGACGCCGAGGGCGGGGTGACGGGCATCGGCAAGCGCCCCGTCCCCGGGCCGGTCCGCGTCCGCACCCCCGGCACGAAGGCCACCGGCCTCGGCAGCGGCCTGGAGGGCGACGCCGTCTGCGACCGGCGCCACCACGGCGGCGACCACCAGGCCGTTTACGCGTACGCGCGCGAAGACCTTGCCTGGTGGGAGGGCGAGCTGGGCCGCGAGCTGCCCGGCGGGACCTTCGGGGAGAACCTCACCACCGCCGGCATCGACCTGAACACCGCCCGGCTCGGCGACCGCTGGCGGGTCGGCGCGGAGCTCGTCCTCGAAGTGGCCTCGGCCCGCATCCCCTGCCGGACCTTCCAGGGGGTCATGGGCGAGACCGGATGGGTCAAGCGGTTCACCCAGGCGGTCCGGCCGGGCGCGTACCTGCGGGTGATCCGGGAGGGCCCGGTCTCCCCCGGCGATCCCGTCGAGATCGTCCACCGGCCGGACCACGACGTGACGGTGGAGCTGTGGTTCCGCGCCTTCACCACCGAGCGCGCGCTGCTGCCGCGCACCCTGGCGGCGGGTGCGGCGATGGAGCCGGAGGCCCACGAGCGGGTGCGCCGGTACATGGAGACGGACGGGGCCGGCGCCGGGGCGCGGTAG
- the groL gene encoding chaperonin GroEL (60 kDa chaperone family; promotes refolding of misfolded polypeptides especially under stressful conditions; forms two stacked rings of heptamers to form a barrel-shaped 14mer; ends can be capped by GroES; misfolded proteins enter the barrel where they are refolded when GroES binds), protein MAKILKFDEDARRALERGVNKLADTVKVTIGPKGRNVVIDKKFGAPTITNDGVTIAREVELDDPYENLGAQLVKEVATKTNDIAGDGTTTATVLAQALVREGLRNVAAGASPAALKKGIDAAVKAVSEELLATARPIEDKSDIAAVAALSAQDQQVGELIAEAMDKVGKDGVITVEESNTFGLELEFTEGMAFDKGYLSPYMVSDQERMEAVLDDPYILINQGKISSIQDLLPLLEKVIQAGGSRPLLIIAEDVEGEALSTLVVNKIRGTFNAVAVKAPGFGDRRKAMLQDMATLTGATVIAEEVGLKLDQAGLDVLGSARRVTISKDDTTIVDGGGSHEEVVGRVNQIKAEIESTDSDWDREKLQERLAKLAGGVCVIKVGAATEVELKEKKHRLEDAISATRAAVEEGIVSGGGSALVHAVKVLEGNLGLSGDEATGVAVVRRAAVEPLRWIAENAGLEGYVITSKVAELDKGQGFNAATGEYGDLVKAGVIDPVKVTRSALENAASIASLLLTTETLVVEKPAEDEGDAGHGHGHGHSH, encoded by the coding sequence ATGGCGAAGATCCTGAAGTTCGACGAGGACGCCCGTCGCGCCCTCGAGCGCGGCGTCAACAAGCTTGCCGACACGGTCAAGGTGACGATCGGCCCCAAGGGCCGCAACGTCGTCATCGACAAGAAGTTCGGCGCCCCCACCATCACCAACGACGGTGTCACCATCGCCCGCGAGGTCGAGCTGGACGACCCGTACGAGAACCTGGGCGCGCAGCTCGTGAAGGAGGTGGCGACCAAGACCAACGACATCGCGGGTGACGGCACCACCACCGCCACCGTGCTGGCCCAGGCGCTGGTCCGCGAGGGTCTGCGCAACGTCGCCGCGGGTGCCTCCCCGGCCGCCCTGAAGAAGGGCATCGACGCCGCGGTCAAGGCCGTCTCCGAGGAGCTCCTCGCGACCGCCCGCCCGATCGAGGACAAGTCCGACATCGCCGCCGTGGCCGCGCTCTCCGCGCAGGACCAGCAGGTCGGCGAGCTCATCGCCGAGGCGATGGACAAGGTCGGCAAGGACGGTGTCATCACCGTCGAGGAGTCCAACACCTTCGGCCTGGAGCTGGAGTTCACCGAGGGCATGGCCTTCGACAAGGGCTACCTCTCCCCGTACATGGTCTCCGACCAGGAGCGTATGGAGGCCGTCCTCGACGACCCGTACATCCTGATCAACCAGGGCAAGATCTCCTCGATCCAGGACCTCCTGCCCCTGCTGGAGAAGGTCATCCAGGCCGGCGGCTCCCGCCCGCTGCTGATCATCGCCGAGGACGTCGAGGGCGAGGCGCTCTCCACCCTCGTCGTCAACAAGATCCGCGGCACCTTCAACGCGGTCGCCGTCAAGGCCCCCGGCTTCGGTGACCGCCGCAAGGCGATGCTCCAGGACATGGCCACCCTCACCGGTGCCACCGTCATCGCCGAGGAGGTCGGCCTCAAGCTCGACCAGGCGGGTCTGGACGTACTGGGCTCCGCCCGCCGCGTGACCATCTCCAAGGACGACACCACCATCGTCGACGGTGGCGGCAGCCACGAAGAGGTCGTCGGCCGCGTCAACCAGATCAAGGCCGAGATCGAGTCCACCGACTCGGACTGGGACCGCGAGAAGCTGCAGGAGCGCCTGGCGAAGCTCGCCGGCGGCGTCTGCGTCATCAAGGTCGGCGCCGCCACCGAGGTGGAGCTCAAGGAGAAGAAGCACCGCCTCGAGGACGCCATCTCGGCGACCCGCGCCGCGGTCGAGGAGGGCATCGTCTCCGGCGGTGGCTCCGCGCTCGTCCACGCCGTCAAGGTCCTCGAGGGCAACCTCGGCCTGTCGGGCGACGAGGCCACCGGTGTCGCGGTCGTGCGCCGCGCCGCCGTCGAGCCGCTGCGCTGGATCGCCGAGAACGCCGGTCTCGAGGGCTACGTCATCACCTCGAAGGTCGCCGAGCTCGACAAGGGCCAGGGCTTCAACGCCGCCACCGGCGAGTACGGCGACCTGGTCAAGGCCGGCGTCATCGACCCGGTGAAGGTCACCCGTTCCGCGCTGGAGAACGCCGCCTCCATCGCCTCCCTGCTGCTCACGACCGAGACCCTGGTCGTCGAGAAGCCGGCGGAGGACGAGGGCGACGCCGGTCACGGCCACGGTCACGGCCACAGCCACTGA
- a CDS encoding response regulator transcription factor, protein MRILVVEDEEGLAESLRRGLSADGHLVEVAHDGHRGLDLALAGGPYDVVLLDLMLPGLSGYEICARMRAHGDTTPVLVLTARDGEHDEAEGLDRGADDYLTKPFSFVVLAARIRALARRAGAPDRGTLQAGDLLLDPQGRRCRRGGRDIELTARELGVLACLMEQPGRAVAKQDILDEVWDTPHGIDPNIVEVYVSSLRKKVDAPFGRRSILTVHGTGYRMAPDGG, encoded by the coding sequence GTGCGCATCCTCGTGGTCGAAGACGAAGAAGGCCTCGCCGAGTCCCTGCGGCGCGGCCTGTCCGCCGACGGACACCTGGTCGAGGTCGCGCACGACGGCCACCGCGGCCTGGACCTCGCCCTCGCCGGCGGCCCCTACGACGTCGTCCTGCTCGACCTGATGCTCCCCGGCCTGAGCGGCTACGAGATCTGCGCCCGCATGCGCGCCCACGGCGACACCACCCCGGTCCTGGTGCTCACCGCCAGGGACGGCGAGCACGACGAGGCCGAGGGGCTGGACCGCGGCGCCGACGACTACCTCACCAAGCCGTTCTCCTTCGTGGTCCTGGCCGCCCGGATCCGGGCGCTGGCCCGGCGCGCCGGCGCCCCCGACCGCGGCACCCTCCAGGCCGGCGACCTCCTCCTGGACCCGCAGGGCCGCCGCTGCCGCCGCGGCGGCCGGGACATCGAGCTCACCGCCCGCGAACTGGGCGTGCTCGCCTGCCTGATGGAGCAGCCCGGCCGGGCCGTCGCCAAGCAGGACATCCTCGACGAGGTCTGGGACACCCCGCACGGCATCGACCCGAACATCGTCGAGGTGTACGTCTCCTCACTGCGCAAGAAGGTCGACGCGCCCTTCGGCCGCCGCTCGATCCTCACCGTCCACGGCACCGGCTACCGGATGGCCCCCGACGGTGGCTAG
- a CDS encoding SDR family NAD(P)-dependent oxidoreductase, which yields MTTALITGSTAGIGAAFARRLAAQGHNLVLVARDTKRLGEQATELHDRHGIEAEVLAADLSTEEGIAAVEQRLGDRTHPVDLLVNNAGFGNKGRYLEVSMADELTMLKVHIEAVLRLTSAATESMRSRGRGGVINVASVAAFVPRGTYGASKAWVVQFTQGAARDLADSGVRLMALCPGFVRTEFHQRAGMGTDNIPGWMWLDADKLVAAALADLARGKTVSVPDPRYKALMGVVKLTPRGLLGGVSSRTGRKYGPR from the coding sequence ATGACGACTGCGTTGATTACGGGATCCACGGCGGGCATCGGCGCCGCCTTCGCCCGGCGGCTCGCCGCCCAGGGGCACAACCTGGTGCTGGTGGCGCGCGACACCAAACGGCTCGGCGAGCAGGCCACCGAGCTGCACGACCGCCACGGGATCGAGGCCGAGGTGCTGGCCGCAGACCTCTCCACCGAGGAGGGCATCGCGGCGGTGGAGCAGCGCCTCGGCGACCGTACGCACCCGGTGGACCTGCTGGTCAACAACGCGGGCTTCGGCAACAAGGGCCGCTACCTCGAGGTCTCCATGGCCGACGAGCTGACCATGCTGAAGGTGCACATCGAGGCGGTCCTGCGGCTGACTTCGGCGGCCACGGAGTCGATGCGCTCGCGCGGCCGCGGCGGCGTGATCAACGTGGCCTCGGTGGCCGCCTTCGTGCCGCGCGGCACGTACGGGGCGAGCAAGGCCTGGGTCGTGCAGTTCACCCAGGGCGCGGCGCGGGACCTGGCGGATTCCGGGGTGCGGCTGATGGCGCTGTGCCCCGGCTTCGTCCGTACGGAGTTCCACCAGCGCGCCGGCATGGGCACGGACAACATCCCCGGCTGGATGTGGCTGGACGCGGACAAGCTGGTGGCGGCGGCCCTGGCCGACCTGGCGCGGGGCAAGACGGTGTCGGTGCCGGACCCGCGGTACAAGGCGCTGATGGGCGTGGTGAAGCTGACGCCGCGCGGGCTGCTGGGCGGGGTGTCCTCGCGTACGGGCCGCAAGTACGGGCCCCGGTAG
- a CDS encoding WhiB family transcriptional regulator: MADFSRLPGPNADLWDWQLLAACRGVDSSLFFHPEGERGAARSAREASAKEVCMRCPVRAECAAHALAVREPYGVWGGLTEDEREELMGRARHRLIPASSAIGPIAPD, from the coding sequence ATGGCAGATTTCTCCCGCCTCCCCGGCCCGAACGCCGACCTCTGGGACTGGCAGCTGCTGGCTGCCTGCCGCGGGGTCGACAGCTCCCTCTTCTTCCACCCGGAAGGCGAGCGGGGCGCGGCCAGGAGCGCGCGCGAGGCCTCGGCTAAAGAGGTCTGCATGCGATGCCCGGTCCGCGCGGAATGTGCCGCGCACGCACTCGCCGTCCGCGAGCCCTACGGAGTGTGGGGAGGTCTGACCGAGGACGAACGTGAGGAACTGATGGGCCGCGCCCGGCACCGCCTGATCCCCGCGTCGAGTGCGATCGGTCCGATCGCTCCGGACTGA